Within the Vicia villosa cultivar HV-30 ecotype Madison, WI unplaced genomic scaffold, Vvil1.0 ctg.000262F_1_1_1, whole genome shotgun sequence genome, the region GAATTTTAACCGAGTCTCGATTAAGATCTTTGATGTAATCGTTGACTATCGGAATCTTCATTAAGTCGTTGTAGTCAAGAGCTATCTGTAATAAGATTCAATTAGAAAAAGTCCAATAGATTCAACATATATTTAAATGTAAAGGTGTTTTAAGAGAAAAGAAGAAACCTACTTCAGCGATATCATCTTCGCCTACAGCTCCAAATGGCACAATGGTAGCGCCAAATCGTGCCGCCATTCTCACGAATTCTGGATGATTAGGCCAAATCAACTTGTATTCTTCACCCTGGCAAGAAATGTTTTATTTTAACAACAATACTATTACATGGAAAATGCAAGAGCGTAAAATAATTTCGGATTGAAAATACGATTAAACAAAGATAGTTGATGAACCTTGAAATGGAGAGCCTCGCGCGCACCACCAGGATATAGAAGAACATGAGATTTAGTTGAAAGTAATTTAAAAAGATTGCTTGCGGAAACAGGCACGCCACCAAATACCTTCACCCAATCTACCATAGAAAACTCAGAAGCAGTACTCTCGATTTTTCCTGTAAACAGATCAGGATGGGCTATTCCGCGAAGAGCAATACCCTTCTGACTTAAAAATTCATCTGTAAGTGAGATAAGTTCTAATCCCAACAACATGTGATAACCGACGAATAAGACAGGACCTTCATCTGGAACACCTGATAGACCTTTTACTATCTGTCCGTCCTCCAATGTAGAGAACATCACCGATCCGGTAACAGAACGGAATAATCTGTTGTCATTCACATCATGTCAATAACATTCTAGCAATGAAAACCTGTATCTATTGAGTATCCCTTGATCCGGGATCAATGTTAACGGCAGATGAACTTAACTAATAGATTTCGAATAAAATCAATATGTGGCAAGCATAATATTGCGAAAACAAATTACCCAACTACTTCATCCATTGCATATCTGAATTCTGTCATACTGGGGGGAATGAAGTTCGTGACCAAATCATGCCTCCCCGAACGTCGGTACATGCAAGTCCCCTTGATGATTGTTAGCAGACCAATACAATCTTCCTGCACTACCATGGAGAGTATAATTAATCAACTACGATGCAGCTGTTAGCACAGAAGATTTACATAGGCAGCAGAAAATCATATTCAAGGAATACACAATAAATGTCGGTGCCTCTTCCCCAAAGTCGTCTCAAGTTATTGGAGGTCAAGTGTAGACTAGTTACAGTTTAATCATGACAAAACAAATAGAAGCTCTATTTAACCACAATTTAACATTGACAAACAGTTTATGAGACCCTAGTTAGTCACAAATAAACTTTGGGCTATTTGTGGTTGTCAGCCTTGCACGTCCTCAAAGACGGCCCTACTTCTTCCATCAGACATTCAAACCGTTGTTCAACACATTATATGAGATTAGTCCTTCCACTAGACCCAAACACTGACCAATGGTTTAATTTCAAATGAATGATCAAAATCAGAAATAATATTAAGTCACATGTTTATTTAAAAAAGTCGCATGATTAATGTTGATGATAGTTGTAAGTATCTCTATTCATAACACATACCAAAAGAAGGGTGTGTCCGTTGTCCTTGAAGATACGAATTTTGCAGTTCTTCAACGTACCCGCGAGTCTTTGAGCTTCATTTACACTGGGAAGCATGTTATCCTTGCCACTAGAAAGGAAACATCGTCAAACTCAACACCCAATTTGAGAAAACTAACTTAAAAGCAATGCATACATCCAATAATAGAGATAAGAACCTGGCAAGTACAAGTACTTCGGCTCTGACAGCATGCAGACGCGAATTAGTATATGCAGCAGCTGATTTGAGAAGTTTAATCTTCCAAAGAAGAGTGTCTTTTGGTATAATATCAGCCAGCTCCTGACAATAGATCACACACAGTTAACGGAAAATGATAGAGGTAAATTCATTAGAACGTAAAATCAAAAGCTTCTTACAGGAAGACATGGCAGCAATGAAGTAAGGTTGTTTGACAGTTTTTCCATTATCTTCGTAGGAGGAAGCCCCTTTCCAATATTGACCGATGCCATCTTCAATGGTTCACCTGATGTTATGAAATTATATTCGTGAAAAATGACGTGAAAAGAATTATATCACCGTGAAAATCAAAGTGGTCTCAAGTTTTTCGAGGCCCTGTGTAGGTTAGCCTCAGATTAACCATGGTGAAATAAATAGAGGTTCTATTTAACCACGATTTAGCCGtcacaaatattttatgaggctCTATTTAGCTACGGTTTAACCGTGACAAATTATGGGCCATGTGTAGTAACCTGCCTTACACgtcctcaaagacggccctgatgaaaatgaaaaaggaaAAGTCCAAAGTGTTGAGAAATAAGACTGTTTACCCATGATAAAACTAAGAAGAAAAGGAACAGTTACATGTAGTTCATCTGGCATAGCCTCCAAGATAGGTAACAAAGGTTGCAATTGAGATCTACCAAAGGATGTAGCTGTGATTCAAATTAGAGAAAACATTAccgaataaataaaatatatgaacaAAATGGACAAAAAGAATGCAACATCTATAGACTCACCAGGATTGACTAAAATAAGTACTAGATCAACCGTTGGATTACGAGCGGCAACGGCAAGTGCAAGGCATCCACCTAAGGAATCGCCGAGCAGATAAATCGGCTTCTTTGGCGATTGAGCATGCTCAAGTTTAACAGCTTCTTCGACAAGTTTCACCAGTCCTTCAtaaaatcaaaaaacaaaaaggaaaagctTTCAGTTCaagaacaaataaataataatgctCAACAATCATGGCTTCATTCACAATAATGAACATCAGAAAGTTGACA harbors:
- the LOC131626120 gene encoding phytyl ester synthase 1, chloroplastic-like, with amino-acid sequence MASLTMAFGVSPIPTIKTTTTSLRKHRHKLQVQPRNLDVLSSESDPLNGASSSSVSVEANQNGSAIKEIVKSKVPSSLSSRVVVDDEEAGLAPLWDDGYGNRTVEDYFAVSKEICKFDGGPPRWFCPIESTRPSKDSPTMMFLPGMDGTGFGLSLHHQALARFFEVRCLHIPVHDRTPFEGLVKLVEEAVKLEHAQSPKKPIYLLGDSLGGCLALAVAARNPTVDLVLILVNPATSFGRSQLQPLLPILEAMPDELHVTVPFLLSFIMGEPLKMASVNIGKGLPPTKIMEKLSNNLTSLLPCLPELADIIPKDTLLWKIKLLKSAAAYTNSRLHAVRAEVLVLASGKDNMLPSVNEAQRLAGTLKNCKIRIFKDNGHTLLLEDCIGLLTIIKGTCMYRRSGRHDLVTNFIPPSMTEFRYAMDEVVGLFRSVTGSVMFSTLEDGQIVKGLSGVPDEGPVLFVGYHMLLGLELISLTDEFLSQKGIALRGIAHPDLFTGKIESTASEFSMVDWVKVFGGVPVSASNLFKLLSTKSHVLLYPGGAREALHFKGEEYKLIWPNHPEFVRMAARFGATIVPFGAVGEDDIAEIALDYNDLMKIPIVNDYIKDLNRDSVKIRDEKSGEVANQNLSFPVLLPKIPGRFYYLFGKPIRMKGMENMVKDRENANELYLQIKSEVEQNIDYLIKKREEDPYRNLIDRKVYQTFYPSQTDQTPTFKP